From Luteolibacter yonseiensis, the proteins below share one genomic window:
- a CDS encoding OsmC family protein, producing the protein MKRTANAGWTGSLKDGSGTLGTQSHVLHETPYSFRSRFGDGKETNPEELIAAAHAGCFSMALALSLDHAGYPPESIATRADLTFDPGALAITAVHLTLTAKIPGITDEAFQEIAVQAKSGCPVSKVLRADITLSAVLEA; encoded by the coding sequence ATGAAACGCACCGCGAACGCCGGTTGGACCGGCTCCCTCAAGGATGGATCCGGCACTCTCGGAACCCAGAGCCATGTCCTCCATGAAACTCCCTATTCCTTCCGCTCCCGCTTCGGAGATGGCAAGGAGACCAATCCGGAGGAGCTCATCGCCGCTGCCCATGCGGGATGTTTTTCAATGGCCCTGGCGCTTTCCCTTGATCATGCCGGATACCCACCGGAGTCCATCGCCACCCGTGCGGATCTCACCTTCGATCCCGGAGCCCTCGCGATCACCGCCGTCCATCTCACCCTCACGGCGAAAATTCCGGGCATTACGGATGAGGCGTTCCAGGAAATCGCCGTGCAGGCGAAATCCGGGTGCCCGGTTTCGAAGGTTCTGCGCGCGGACATCACCCTGTCCGCCGTGCTGGAGGCATGA
- a CDS encoding alpha/beta hydrolase, whose product MSHSKRTIVLVHGLWVTPLCWEHFKRHYEALGHEVVAPAWPGIKGDAAAMRRDPSGLNGVGAAEVIDHYARIIRGLPEPPIIIGHSYGGVITQVLIDKGLGAAGVAIDSVPPKGIYILPVSTYLALLPSFLKPGTFWGTFLFTLPQFWKVFANTLSETEVRKEYERQAIPASGRSIFQAALANLMPDAPTAVNFRNAKRPPLLLIGGEKDVIMPSALNRKNFRKYRGPAVTAFKEFPGRSHYIIAEKGWEEVADHALQWAESSIASDR is encoded by the coding sequence ATGAGCCATTCAAAAAGAACCATCGTTCTGGTCCACGGATTGTGGGTCACACCGCTTTGCTGGGAGCATTTCAAACGCCACTACGAAGCGCTCGGTCATGAGGTGGTCGCACCCGCATGGCCGGGCATCAAGGGGGATGCCGCCGCGATGAGGCGCGATCCTTCCGGCTTGAACGGCGTGGGGGCTGCGGAAGTCATCGATCATTATGCGAGGATCATCCGGGGCCTTCCCGAGCCTCCGATCATCATCGGACATTCCTACGGCGGTGTCATCACCCAGGTCCTGATCGACAAGGGGCTCGGTGCCGCCGGAGTGGCCATCGATTCCGTGCCGCCGAAGGGGATCTACATTCTTCCGGTTTCCACGTATCTCGCGCTGCTTCCTTCGTTCCTGAAGCCGGGGACTTTCTGGGGGACCTTCCTGTTCACCCTGCCGCAGTTCTGGAAAGTCTTCGCCAACACGCTTTCCGAAACGGAAGTGAGGAAGGAATACGAACGTCAGGCGATCCCCGCCTCCGGTCGTTCCATTTTCCAGGCCGCTCTGGCGAATCTCATGCCGGACGCTCCCACCGCCGTGAACTTCCGCAATGCGAAGCGCCCTCCGCTGCTGCTCATCGGCGGGGAAAAGGATGTCATCATGCCCTCCGCGCTGAACCGGAAGAATTTCCGGAAATACCGGGGCCCGGCGGTCACCGCGTTCAAGGAGTTTCCCGGCCGCAGCCACTACATCATCGCGGAGAAAGGTTGGGAGGAAGTGGCGGATCACGCGCTTCAGTGGGCGGAGAGCTCCATCGCTTCAGATCGTTAG
- a CDS encoding peroxiredoxin family protein, with protein MNPIFLTDPVPAPEWSVSEWLNTAEPLRLAALRGKVVVLHAFQMLCPGCVLHGVPQTSRLHQFFDPEDVAVVGIHTVFENHAVMTPDALRVFMHEFRVKFPVGIDRAGHDRIPESMRRYQMRGTPSLLLIDRIGQLRAHKMGQVEDLAVAAAIQQLVDESAENDRS; from the coding sequence ATGAATCCCATCTTCCTGACTGATCCTGTTCCCGCTCCGGAATGGAGCGTCAGTGAATGGCTGAACACGGCGGAGCCGCTGAGACTTGCGGCGCTGCGTGGAAAGGTTGTCGTCCTGCACGCGTTCCAGATGCTCTGCCCCGGTTGCGTCCTGCACGGCGTGCCACAGACCAGCCGGCTCCATCAGTTCTTCGATCCAGAGGACGTCGCGGTCGTCGGAATCCACACGGTTTTTGAAAACCATGCCGTCATGACTCCCGACGCGCTGCGTGTCTTCATGCACGAGTTCCGGGTGAAATTCCCCGTGGGCATCGACCGTGCCGGCCATGACCGAATTCCGGAATCCATGCGCCGCTACCAGATGCGCGGCACTCCCAGCCTGCTTCTCATCGACCGTATCGGACAGCTCCGCGCCCACAAGATGGGGCAGGTGGAGGATCTCGCGGTCGCTGCCGCCATCCAACAGCTCGTTGACGAATCCGCGGAGAATGATAGGTCATGA